GACATCGCCTTCGTCACCGGGGCCGTCAGGAACGAGGAGAACGAGGCGCGCCTGAGACTTCTCAGGAAGCGGGCAAAGACCCTCATCGCCTTCGGCACCTGTGCCTGCTACGGCGGGGTCTCGGGCTTGTCCATGCTCGGCAAACAGGAGGACCTCTTTGCCTGCGTCTACCGCGGCGTCGAGACAGCGGACGAAGGGAACGTCGTCCCCACCGACGTCCCTCCCTTCCTGTACCGCGCCTTCGCCGTCGGCGACCTGGTGAAGGTGGACTACTATGTCACCGGCTGCCCCCCGAAGGAAAAGTTCCTGAAAGAGATCCTCCCGGCTCTTGTTTCCGGGAACAGAATCGAACTCTCCAAAAAATCGGTCTGTTCCGAGTGCGACAGGAAGATGGGTGACGTCAAGGACTGGCACCTGAAGAGGCGCTATGAAGGTATTCCTGACCGCGAGCACTGCCTCCTTGGTCAGGGCTATCTCTGCCTCGGCCCTGTCACCTTCGGCCGGTGCAACGCCTCCTGTCCGCGCAACAACATCCCCTGCCACGGCTGCAACGGCCCCTCCCTTGACATTCTCAGGGAGCCCTGCCGTGACATCTACAATATGATGGTGAAGCGGATCGCCGACCTCACCGACCTCCCTGAAAAGGAGGTTGAGAAGGAGATCTACGACGTGGCCCATACTATGTATCCCTTCACCATCGGGAGCTTGATCATGGAAGACAAAGAGATCTCAAAGATCCGTGACCTCGTGAAGGGGGCAGGTAATTGACGCGGCTGACCATCTCGCCGGTGACCAGGATCGAGGGGCACGCGGAGGTGCGGATCGACCTCGACGAACAGGGCGAGGTATCGAGCGCCCACTTCAATGTCGTCGAACTCCGCGGTTTCGAGAAGTTCCTTATCGGTGCTGCTGTCGAGGAGGCGCCTCGGATCACCCCGCGCATCTGCGGGATCTGCCCCACCTCCCACCATGTGGCGGCAGCCATGGCCACAGACCAGATCTTCGGTGCGGAACCCCCGGCGACAGGCAGAAAACTCAGGGAACTCCTGATGGCCGGGCAGTACATCCACTCGCACGCCCTCCACTTCTTCATGCTTGCCGCCCCTGACTTCCTCCTCGGCGACGCCCCTGCCGAGGAGAGAAACGTCATCGGGCTTGCGAAGAAGGCCCCTGAGATCGCAAAGAAGGCGATCGAGGTGAGAAAACTTGGCCAGAGGATCACCGAGGCCGTCGGCGGCAAACCTATCCACCCCTCGAACGCCATTCCCGGCGGCATGTCCAGACCCCTCTCCGAAGACCAGCGCCAGACTCTCCTTGCCTCAGCACAGGCAGGCCTTGCCATTGCCGAAGAGGGATGGGAGACGGCGCAGGGGATCATGGACGGCGTCGACCTCTCCCTCGGTGCGGTCGAGACGGCCTTCATGAGCCTCTCCGACAACGGGGTCCACAGCGTCCTCGGTGGTGCCGTGACCATCCTCGGAAAGGACGGTTCTCCCGCGGGATCGTTCACCGGTGCGGACTACGCCCGGCAGATCCGGGAATACTCGGAGGACTGGTCGTACCTGAAGTTCTGCCGCCTTGCGAACGGCGACCACTACCGGGTCGGCCCCCTTGCGCGGCTGAACATCGTCCGGTCCATGGGCACTCCGAAGGCCGATGCCGCCCTTGCCCGGTATCACGATACCTTCGGCGCCTGCACCCAGACGACCCTCGCCTACAACATCGCGCGGTACGTCGAGTTCCTCGGCGCCTGCGAGAAGGCCGTCGCCCTCCTCGAAGACACGGCCATCACCGGCACCGACGTCCGGACGCCGGTCACCGGCGTCGTGGAGAAGCGTGGCGTCGGGATCGTCGAGGCCCCCCGCGGCACCCTCATCCATGACTACGTGGTGGACGATCAGGGCATGATTGAGACGTGCAACCTCATCGTCGCCACCTGCCAGAATAATTACGCAATGGACCGGGGTGTCGAGGAAGTTGCCCGCAAGGTGATCGTCGGCGGTGAACTGACCGAAGCCGCATCGAACAGGATCGAAACCGTCATCCGTGCCTATGATCCATGCATCTCCTGTGCAACCCATGCCCTGGGTCGGATGCCGATGCGGATCCGGGTGGTACAGCGGTCCGGTAGCGGTCATGAGATCATTCAGGAAAAGGAAGTGAATTAAAATGGAGATGCTCAAACAGATCTTGACGGAGTTTCTCAGGCTTGATGGTGTGACTGCTGCTGTTGTCGTCGGGCGGGACGGGTTTGTGATCGAGGACGCCATATCCGGCGAGATCGACACCGATGCCCTCGGTGCCATGGCATCGACAGGCATGGGTACCTCCGAAGCGATGGGTACCGAGCTCGGCAAGGGAAACCTCAATCAGATGCTTGTCGAACTGGAGAGCGGGCCTATCCTCCTCTCTCCTCTTTCCGAGGACGAACTCATCGCCATCGTTGCCGGTGGTGGTGCAAACATCGGCAGGATCCGGTACGAACTGAAGAAGAACAAGGAACGGATCATCGCAGCCCTGTAGAGTACGTATCATGATGTTGCCTGATGGGAAGACTTTCGGGAGCATGACGGCCCCGCTCACCGAGGTGCTGCCATTTACCGAGGCGTTCCACGCCATTGTGCGAATACGCACCGACGACGGCGAAGGCTTCGTCCTCTCTGACGAGGGAAAAGCGGTAGCTGCCTGGTGCCGGGAGGGGGCAAAGGATTTGAGAGGTGGTTTTGCCCTCGCCCGTCTCCTTGCCGAATCGTCACTCTCGTGCGAGCTCAGCAGGTACGGGAATGATGAATATGGCCTTGCCCTGGAGAGGTGCCGGGATGCGGGATACCTTATTGGCTGGGAGAGTCCGGACGAGGACGGTGCGGTCCCTGTAACGACGTTTCCCGAGGCCGAGGGTTCTGCCCCTGCAGGGTCCGCGGTGCCCGAACTGAACGAAGAGTCCTTACATCTCATTCTCTCCCAGCCGGGAGTCGTCGCCGTATCCGCGTTCTATGAAGGTTTTGCTGTTCAGTCTGTCGGTGCGACCGACTTTGACCGCATTGCCGCCATCTCCGAGGACCTCCTCCGGGCCGGCCTGAAGATTGCCGATGATATGGAGATGGGCGGTCTCGACGAGATAATTCTTGAGACCCCGGGCGGAAAATTGATCATCGCTCCCTTCGGCGACCTCTCCCTCTGTGTCCTCACCGCAGCCAATGCCAATCTTGGTCTCGTGCGGGTCGCCCTGCGGAGCATCAGGTGGGAGGGATAGATCATGCGCCTGCCGCGGTCAGGGTCTTCTGGTGCTAGCCTGACCATGCCCCTCAGGGCCGTCATTGCCGACTGCCGGAAGAAGGGCTTCACCGGTGCCGTGACCTTTATGGTGCACGGCTCGCCGGCGTCTCTCCTCTTCAGGTGCGGTATGCCGCTCTGCGCGGAGTCTGGCAGGGCCACCGGCATCCGGGCACTTGAGGAGATGGAGAGAGTACTTGACGTCGTCACCGCAGAACTTTCCGGGTATTCTGATGTGGAGATCGGCGCCGCTCTTCTTTTTAACGATGCCTGCAGGGTGACAACCGGGCCGCGTGATGCCCGGCCGGCGACCACGATCCATGCGGTGCGGGTCGGCCAGAAGAGCCGGTCTGCAACGGTGAAGGTGATACGGACGGTGGAGGCAGGCGACGACAGGTCGGCGACGCCCCCTCTCCCGAAGACCGGGGAGAAGAAGGACGTCCTCAACCCGGAATCGGTTACGGCCCTGAAAAAGATGCAACAGAATTTCATGGCCGACGCATCCGATCTCCTTAAAGAAATGCACATGGGACACCTCATTGTCGATCCAGGAAACAGCCCGGATCAGTGATGGATCTGATATATTCGAGATCCATCCTTAAATGATGGTTTAGGCTGCTCTATCGGCACGCGATAAATTAGGTATAATTAAATACCATCTTTCACAATCATTGGAGTAGAAGGTGTCGGATTGATCAGGGCATTTACGATCGCATCGGGGAAAGGAGGGACGGGGAAGACAAC
This window of the Methanofollis ethanolicus genome carries:
- a CDS encoding NADH-quinone oxidoreductase subunit B family protein yields the protein MKIAIEELAGCSGCTISVLDLHEALLDLVAKADIVYSPVIMDAKEPPEGIDIAFVTGAVRNEENEARLRLLRKRAKTLIAFGTCACYGGVSGLSMLGKQEDLFACVYRGVETADEGNVVPTDVPPFLYRAFAVGDLVKVDYYVTGCPPKEKFLKEILPALVSGNRIELSKKSVCSECDRKMGDVKDWHLKRRYEGIPDREHCLLGQGYLCLGPVTFGRCNASCPRNNIPCHGCNGPSLDILREPCRDIYNMMVKRIADLTDLPEKEVEKEIYDVAHTMYPFTIGSLIMEDKEISKIRDLVKGAGN
- a CDS encoding Ni/Fe hydrogenase subunit alpha, with product MTRLTISPVTRIEGHAEVRIDLDEQGEVSSAHFNVVELRGFEKFLIGAAVEEAPRITPRICGICPTSHHVAAAMATDQIFGAEPPATGRKLRELLMAGQYIHSHALHFFMLAAPDFLLGDAPAEERNVIGLAKKAPEIAKKAIEVRKLGQRITEAVGGKPIHPSNAIPGGMSRPLSEDQRQTLLASAQAGLAIAEEGWETAQGIMDGVDLSLGAVETAFMSLSDNGVHSVLGGAVTILGKDGSPAGSFTGADYARQIREYSEDWSYLKFCRLANGDHYRVGPLARLNIVRSMGTPKADAALARYHDTFGACTQTTLAYNIARYVEFLGACEKAVALLEDTAITGTDVRTPVTGVVEKRGVGIVEAPRGTLIHDYVVDDQGMIETCNLIVATCQNNYAMDRGVEEVARKVIVGGELTEAASNRIETVIRAYDPCISCATHALGRMPMRIRVVQRSGSGHEIIQEKEVN
- a CDS encoding roadblock/LC7 domain-containing protein, whose protein sequence is MLKQILTEFLRLDGVTAAVVVGRDGFVIEDAISGEIDTDALGAMASTGMGTSEAMGTELGKGNLNQMLVELESGPILLSPLSEDELIAIVAGGGANIGRIRYELKKNKERIIAAL
- a CDS encoding roadblock/LC7 domain-containing protein, whose protein sequence is MMLPDGKTFGSMTAPLTEVLPFTEAFHAIVRIRTDDGEGFVLSDEGKAVAAWCREGAKDLRGGFALARLLAESSLSCELSRYGNDEYGLALERCRDAGYLIGWESPDEDGAVPVTTFPEAEGSAPAGSAVPELNEESLHLILSQPGVVAVSAFYEGFAVQSVGATDFDRIAAISEDLLRAGLKIADDMEMGGLDEIILETPGGKLIIAPFGDLSLCVLTAANANLGLVRVALRSIRWEG